In Trichoderma atroviride chromosome 2, complete sequence, one DNA window encodes the following:
- a CDS encoding uncharacterized protein (TransMembrane:1 (o23-43i)) → MVFAFGHLMSRIFLVLDIHSQHLLHKFLLLSSFVFLIAILAYIKSTTHTPKPTFAAFLPCRTQTVTSISHLPRTDGFIGSVPKIRPSCEQRPKEGGGGSLFV, encoded by the coding sequence ATGGTTTTTGCCTTTGGTCACCTCATGTCCCGTATTTTTCTTGTGCTTGACATTCATTCTCAACACCTGCTGCAtaagtttcttcttctttcatcatTTGTCTTTTTAATTGCTATTCTAGCATACATAAAATCTACAACACACACGCCGAAGCCGACTTTTGCCGCTTTCCTTCCATGTCGTACCCAAACAGTCACCAGCATCTCCCACCTACCCAGAACGGATGGCTTCATTGGCTCCGTCCCCAAAATTCGGCCTTCATGCGAGCAACGACCgaaggaggggggggggggttctCTCTTTGTCTGA
- a CDS encoding uncharacterized protein (EggNog:ENOG41), with protein sequence MSPRWQLAWLPPEASVTSPFRKFVSQILTSTRLPSTTILLGMNYLAKRINSMKTQGPYKASEGQVWRFLTVSLLLGSKFLDDNTFQNRSWSEVSGIPVSELNTLEYDWLQAMSWRLYVNLDHSKDYQAWLDNWREWQQMKKRQAVQANRERLASLVPAIDTDLARYNSNRCSPHSRYIQAQIAEYERYQAMKTQQQTYRSRDSWSNNPWNAPLTPSGLWLWYSRVRHVGSF encoded by the coding sequence ATGTCGCCGAGATGGCAACTCGCGTGGTTACCCCCCGAGGCCAGCGTCACTTCTCCGTTCCGGAAATTCGTGTCGCAGATTCTCACTTCCACTAGACTGCCCAGCACGACCATCCTTCTTGGAATGAACTATCTCGCCAAGAGAATCAACTCCATGAAGACTCAGGGTCCCTACAAGGCCTCCGAGGGTCAGGTTTGGCGTTTCCTCACCGTCTCgcttctccttggcagcaAATTCCTGGACGACAACACCTTCCAGAACCGATCATGGTCTGAGGTTAGCGGCATCCCCGTCTCCGAGCTGAACACTCTGGAGTATGATTGGCTTCAGGCCATGAGCTGGCGACTCTACGTCAACCTTGATCACAGCAAAGACTATCAGGCCTGGCTTGACAACTGGCGCGAGtggcagcagatgaagaagcgaCAGGCCGTTCAGGCCAACAGAGAGCGTCTGGCTTCGCTGGTCCCTGCCATCGATACCGATCTGGCCAGGTACAACAGCAACCGCTGCTCTCCTCATTCACGCTACATCCAGGCTCAAATCGCAGAGTACGAACGTTACCAGGCTATGAAGACTCAGCAGCAGACCTACCGCTCGCGCGACTCGTGGTCCAACAACCCTTGGAACGCGCCTCTCACCCCCTCCGGACTCTGGCTATGGTACTCCCGAGTACGCCACGTCGGCAGCTTCTAG
- a CDS encoding uncharacterized protein (EggNog:ENOG41): protein MSGRFVSGGTITSSGEPTTDESGHEAVVAAAREPLMKKNAEWEAVQHELEEDRKKREQARADLAGEGQQSLYDVLQANKAAKQAAFEEQLKLKNQFRALDNDEIDFLDEVRAKEKADEARAKKELEKGLKAFRERQKSTGGEASAAANEDEGPRGGEDEEWAVGGEEEEEA, encoded by the exons ATGTCTGGCCGGTTCGTCTCCGGCGGCACGATAACTTCCAGCGGTGAGCCTACCACGGATGAGAGCGGCCATgaggcggtggtggcggccgCGAGGGAgccgctgatgaagaagaatgccGAGTGGGAGGCGGTGCAGCACGAGCTTGAGGAggacaggaagaagagggagcAGGCGAGGGCGGATTTGGCGGGGGAAGGGCAGCAGAGCTTGTATGATGTATTGCAGGCGAACAAAG CGGCTAAGCAGGCAGCTTTTgaagagcagctcaagcTGAAGAATCAGTTTCGCGCCCTGGACAATGACGAGATTGACTTTTTGGATGAGGTGAGGGCCAAGGAGAAGGCGGATGAGGCGCgggcgaagaaggagctggagaaggggTTGAAGGCCTTTCgggagaggcagaagagcaCTGGCGGGGAGGCCTCTGCGGCTGCGAATGAGGATGAAGGGCCGAGAGggggagaggatgaggagtGGGCTGTTGggggggaggaagaggaagaggcatgA
- a CDS encoding uncharacterized protein (BUSCO:EOG092D0ZVY) — MDSNNGRLYLNFDNQRPAANDRAYPTTPSTFPQPVFPAGAQSSMQSSQQQYGAGYPPQGQGYFAQNQQYPGQAVTSDYPNAAYPPQSGAPGTNDPNTGLAHQFSHQNLGGSAARGGQYAGRGPSSGRPRTAGGSGQQGSYGNYAPPLPTQGAVSSPEFQPIPERNPDKYGTNANSNQKKCSQLAADFFKDSVKRARERNQRQNELEQKLQDPGQSSTRREQLWSTAGRKEGQYLRFLRTKDKPENYNTVKIIGKGAFGEVKLVQKKGDGKVYAMKSLIKTEMFKKDQLAHVRSERDILAESDSPWVVKLYTTFQDAYFLYMLMEFLPGGDLMTMLIKYEIFSEDITRFYIAEIVLAIEAVHKLGFIHRDIKPDNILLDRGGHVKLTDFGLSTGFHRLHDNNYYQQLLQGRSNRPRDRTSVAIDQINLTVSNRSQINDWRRSRRLMAYSTVGTPDYIAPEIFTGHGYTFDCDWWSLGTIMFECLVGWPPFCAEDSHDTYRKIVNWRQTLYFPDDITLGAEAENLIRSMVCNTENRLGRGGAHELKSHAFFRGVDFDSLRRIRAPFEPRLTSNIDTTYFPTDEIDQTDNATLLKAQAIQNNRTGTAPEESPEMSLPFIGYTFKRFDNNFR, encoded by the exons ATGGATTCCAACAACGGCCGTCTGTACTTGAACTTCGACAACCAGCGACCGGCCGCCAACGATCGAGCCTATCCCACCACGCCCTCAACCTTCCCCCAGCCCGTCTTCCCCGCGGGAGCTCAGTCCAGCATGCAATCgtcccagcagcagtacgGCGCGGGCTACCCGCCTCAGGGCCAGGGCTACTTTGCGCAGAACCAGCAGTATCCGGGCCAGGCAGTGACGAGCGACTATCCCAACGCTGCCTATCCCCCGCAGTCTGGCGCGCCTGGCACCAACGACCCGAACACGGGCTTGGCTCACCAGTTCTCCCACCAGAACCTCGGCGGCAGCGCCGCAAGGGGAGGCCAATATGCTGGTAGAGGACCATCGTCAGGTCGGCCACGAACTGCGGGCGGCTCAGGGCAGCAGGGCAGCTACGGCAACTACGCGCCTCCTTTGCCTACCCAGGGCGCTGTGTCTTCGCCCGAGTTTCAGCCCATCCCAGAGAGGAACCCTGATAAATATGGCACAAatgccaacagcaaccaGAAGAAGTGCTCACAGCTAGCTGCGGATTTCTTCAAGGACAGCGTGAAGCGAGCTCGTGAACGCAACCAAAG GCAGAACGAGTTGGAGCAAAAGCTGCAAGACCCCGGCCAGAGCTCAACTAGGAGAGAGCAGCTCTGGTCAACTGCTGGCCGGAAAGAAGGCCAATATCTGCGATTCTTGCGTACTAAAGATAAGCCCGAGAACTACAACACGGTCAAGATTATCGGAAAGGGTGCCTTTGGTGAAGTCAAGCTGGTgcagaagaagggagatggcAAGGTCTATGCTATGAAGTCTCTGATCAAGACTGAAATGTTCAAAAAGGACCAGCTGGCTCACGTCCGATCAGAACGTGATATCCTTGCCGAGTCTGACAGCCCCTGGGTTGTCAAGCTCTACACCACCTTCCAGGATGCCTACTTCCTCTACATGCTCATGGAGTTCTTGCCCGGTGGAGATTTGATGACCATGCTGATTAAATATGAGATTTTCTCGGAAGACATTACGCGATTCTACATTGCTGAAATTGTTTTGGCCATTGAGGCCGTCCACAAGCTTGGTTTCATTCACCG TGACATCAAGCCTGACAACATTCTGCTGGATCGTGGCGGCCACGTCAAATTGACCGATTTCGGTCTTTCCACTGGCTTCCACCGTCTGCATGACAACAACTACTACCAGCAACTCCTGCAGGGCCGCTCCAACCGTCCCCGTGACCGAACCTCGGTTGCCATTGATCAAATCAATCTCACAGTCAGCAACCGATCTCAGATTAACGACTGGAGACGATCTAGACGACTGATGGCTTACTCCACCGTCGGCACGCCAGACTACATCGCCCCCGAGATCTTCACAGGCCATGGCTACACCTTTGACTGCGATTGGTGGTCATTGGGCACCATCATGTTTGAGTGTCTGGTGGGCTGGCCGCCTTTCTGTGCTGAAGACAGCCACGACACCTATCGCAAGATTGTCAACTGGAGGCAAACGCTGTATTTCCCTGACGACATCACTCTGGGTGCCGAGGCGGAGAACTTGATTCGAAG CATGGTCTGCAACACGGAGAACCGACTTGGACGGGGAGGTGCCCATGAACTCAAGAGCCACGCCTTCTTCCGCGGCGTCGACTTTGATAGCCTGCGTCGCATTCGCGCTCCTTTCGAGCCTCGCTTGACGTCCAACATCGATACCACCTACTTCCCGACCGACGAAATCGACCAGACCGACAACGCAACTCTGCTCAAGGCCCAGGCCATCCAGAACAACCGCACTGGCACAGCTCCTGAGGAGTCGCCCGAGATGAGCTTGCCATTTATCGGTTACACTTTCAAGCGGTTCGATAACAACTTCCGATAG
- a CDS encoding uncharacterized protein (TransMembrane:1 (o44-61i)~BUSCO:EOG092D3ECY) produces the protein MADPKPSTPPATGSSSAPTPRPRNPVFKMMGLPALPRKLPSRNWLIFLSVTTSFAAAIIYDKREKNRATAKWRRAVAPLSQELLGNASQLPRKLTVYLESPPGDGLRTAQDHFIEYVKPILAASGLDWEFVQGRQQGDVRAAVAEKIRRSRKTHERPDEELPQTDEAIVESQRKKIGLAEYEGVKGDIVIGRHTWKEYVRGLHEGWLGPLDPPPLPVVENLDDKPEPETPSTESEGDKKPEDKKPEEEEKKDETPKRPPQPRPHNSPDDYPSASLPAIIPAEFSPSTAIAFPHRLGFRHTFVRLGRFLTRRHLADDIGREVAAVCFAAAREWREAEGQYEQQLVLKHEESDWPKFVWKDEEPAAADDKEKEKKAAEPPKEKIWASPMVVDSRIAERMRRFEIQPEDEARAKKIVVPEAEIEGWIKRNLRSLYHWGASSFASKPQGPNVGNLDDD, from the coding sequence atggccgacCCCAAACCCTCAACCCCGCCGGCCACCGGCTCCTCGAGCGCTCCAACGCCTCGCCCGCGCAATCCAGTCTTCAAGATGATGGGCCTCCCGGCCCTGCCTCGCAAGCTCCCATCCCGCAATTGgctcatcttcttgtccGTCACCACCTCCTTCGCTGCCGCAATCATCTACGATAAGCGTGAGAAGAACCGCGCGACAGCCAAGTGGCGCCGAGCCGTTGCGCCCCTCTCCCAAGAGCTGCTCGGAAATGCCAGCCAGCTTCCGCGCAAGCTTACCGTCTATCTGGAATCGCCCCCCGGTGATGGCCTACGCACCGCCCAGGACCACTTCATTGAGTATGTTAAGCCTATTCTGGCAGCTTCCGGCCTCGATTGGGAGTTTGTCCAGGGCCGACAGCAGGGAGATGTAAGAGCGGCCGTTGCCGAGAAGATTAGGAGATCAAGAAAGACCCACGAGCGGCCAGACGAGGAATTACCACAGACAGACGAAGCCATTGTGGAAAGTCAGAGGAAGAAAATCGGGCTGGCAGAGTATGAGGGCGTCAAGGGTGACATCGTCATCGGCCGGCATACGTGGAAAGAGTATGTTCGAGGCTTACACGAGGGATGGCTGGGCCCTCTCGATCCCCCGCCACTGCCCGTCGTCGAAAATCTCGACGACAAACCCGAGCCTGAAACCCCATCTACAGAAAGCGAAGGTGATAAGAAGCCCGAGGACAAAAAGccagaggaggaagaaaagaaagatgaaacGCCCAAAcggccgccgcagccgcgCCCTCACAACTCCCCTGACGACTATCCCTCCGCAAGCCTCCCCGCCATCATCCCCGCCGAATTCTCACCTTCCACCGCCATTGCATTCCCTCACCGCCTCGGCTTCCGTCACACTTTTGTCCGCCTGGGCCGCTTCTTGACCCGCCGTCACTTGGCTGACGACATTGGCCGAGAAGTCGCCGCGGTGTGCTTCGCTGCTGCGCGTGAGTGGCGCGAAGCCGAGGGTCAatacgagcagcagctcgttcTGAAGCACGAGGAGAGCGACTGGCCCAAGTTCGTCTGGAAGGACGAAGAACCCGCGGCTGCCGAcgacaaggagaaggagaagaaggccgctgAGCCgcccaaggagaagattTGGGCTTCGCCAATGGTGGTAGACTCGCGCATCGCAGAGCGGATGCGTCGTTTCGAGATTCAGCCCGAGGACGAGGCTCGCgccaagaagattgtcgTCCCCGAGGCGGAGATTGAGGGTTGGATCAAGCGTAACCTGAGGAGCTTGTATCACTGGGGCGCGAGCTCATTCGCGAGCAAGCCTCAAGGTCCCAACGTGGGAAACCTGGACGATGACTGA
- a CDS encoding uncharacterized protein (BUSCO:EOG092D4D5H): MDFQNRAGSKFGGGGVASHSATNADRRERLRKLALETIDLDKDPYFFKNHVGSFECRLCLTVHQNDGSYLAHTQGKKHQTNLARRAAREQKEGKQSIDPATGLPTSVAASLTARRNIVKIGRPGYKITKIRDPVTRQQGLLFQLEYPDATPELAPKWQVMNAFTQRAEEPDRNFQYLVVAAEPYESVGFKIPARELDKREDKQFAFWDPDSKEYWIQVMFMTEREERFNAAPGLTGRR, from the coding sequence ATGGACTTCCAAAACCGCGCGGGCTCCAaattcggcggcggcggcgtcgccTCCCACTCTGCCACAAACGCCGACCGCCGCGAGCGTCTGCGCAAGCTCGCCCTCGAGACAATCGACCTCGACAAGGACCCTTACTTCTTCAAGAACCACGTCGGCTCCTTCGAAtgccgcctctgcctcaCTGTCCACCAGAACGACGGCTCCTACCTCGCCCACACCCAGGGCAAAAAGCACCAGACCAACCTCGCCCGTCGCGCCGCCCGCGAGCAGAAGGAAGGCAAACAGAGCATCGATCCCGCGACGGGTTTACCGACCAGCGTCGCCGCGAGCCTCACTGCTAGGCGAAACATCGTCAAGATTGGCCGCCCAGGCTACAAAATCACAAAGATCCGCGACCCGGTCACGCGCCAGCAGggtcttctcttccagctAGAGTACCCCGACGCCACGCCCGAGCTGGCGCCCAAGTGGCAGGTCATGAACGCATTCACACAGCGCGCCGAAGAGCCCGACAGGAATTTTCAGTATCTGGTTGTCGCTGCAGAGCCGTATGAGAGTGTGGGATTCAAGATTCCGGCCAGAGAGCTGGACAAGCGGGAGGACAAGCAGTTTGCCTTTTGGGATCCGGATTCCAAAGAGTACTGGATTCAGGTCATGTTCATGACGGAGCGTGAAGAGCGCTTCAATGCTGCTCCTGGTTTAACAGGCAGGAGATGA
- a CDS encoding uncharacterized protein (EggNog:ENOG41) produces MATETPPPPYVHASRRILPPQEDRKGEIRFRHPGYHGPILNHLLSLPRVDCQDVNDTVVYGIHHKTALTACQIIANNAFDTGYFALDQAGLHGVKVPLDGLLTEDQYFFIINGNHNYAVVPSFRDWRFPNEDIDRIWPNISNGPDIIGSKCCVSGIGYAINRAHLLPQEEQAWSEQNIMNDTTPAIDDINNIILLRKDLHKCFDDRWFAIVPKKDPEGSDLYVTHILSSSAAQMWPTYHNVVVNQLSIESKAYVFARFAWAILLRTKQFVTRNVARQVIRRYINDEGEFEYTDERASGPLLKQLYGGGGTRNATPLKRKSAPGDRDSDSWTSEIETDTDGSWPWEESMNRLDQSASDTVSDIGRALPEEVCKELAIAAAGVIAFQEKQELEY; encoded by the exons ATGGCCACAGAAACTCCACCTCCGCCATATGTACACGCCAGTCGCAGAATCCTCCCACCTCAGGAGGACCGGAAAGGAGAGATCAGATTCCGACACCCTGGCTATCATGGTCCAATACTGAATCATCTCCTATCGCTACCACGAGTGGATTGCCAAGATGTCAACGACACTGTTGTCTATGGAATACATCATAAGACCGCCTTAACGGCTTGTCAGATTATTGCTAACAATGCTTTTGATACTGGCTATTTCGCTCTGGACCAAGCCGGCCTTCATGGGGTAAAGGTCCCTTTGGATGGCCTCTTGACTGAGGACCAGTACTTTTTTATCATTAATGGCAACC ATAACTATGCTGTTGTACCAAGCTTTCGAGATTGGAGATTCCCTAACGAGGACATTGACCGTATCTGGCCTAATATTTCCAATGGGCCTGATATTATTGGGTCCAAGTGCTGCGTCTCTGGCATTGGTTACGCTATTAACAGAGCCCACCTTCTACCGCAAGAGGAGCAAGCATGGTCTGAGCAAAATATCATGAATGATACAACTCCCGCTATTGacgacatcaacaacattATTTTATTGAGGAAAGATCTTCATAAATGTTTCGATGACCGCTGGTTCGCTATTGTACCCAAAAAAGACCCAGAGGGCTCTGATCTATATGTTACCCACATACTCTCCAGTTCAGCAGCACAAATGTGGCCGACATATCACAATGTTGTCGTCAATCAGCTTTCGATAGAATCAAAAGCTTACGTCTTTGCACGATTTGCTTGGGCGATTTTGCTACGAACAAAGCAGTTTGTTACCCGTAATGTCGCGCGGCAAGTTATTCGACGTTACATAAATGACGAAGGAGAATTTGAATATACAGACGAAAGGGCATCAGGCCCTTTGCTTAAACAACTATATGGCGGAGGCGGGACAAGAAATGCAACTCCGCTCAAGAGAAAATCTGCACCAGGCGATAGAGATTCTGATAGCTGGACAAGCGAGATTGAAACAGATACAGATGGTAGTTGGCCTTGGGAGGAGTCTATGAATCGACTTGATCAATCTGCAAGTGATACGGTTTCAGACATTGGACGGGCGTTACCAGAAGAGGTGTGCAAAGAGCTCGCTATCGCTGCCGCAGGAGTAATTGCTTTTCAAGAGAAGCAAGAACTAGAGTACTAG